From a single Sediminibacterium sp. KACHI17 genomic region:
- the rnhA gene encoding ribonuclease HI — protein sequence MSTSSGHQLIIYTDGSSRGNPGPGGYGIVLMWGDKRKELSAGYRHTTNNRMELLAVIVALESLTKRNIAVTIYTDSQYIVNTVEKKWLDNWIRTDFKGGKKNKDLWLRYKAIANHFQIRFVWVKGHANNPWNNRCDELATTAADGTDLLVDEVFEKEVLNN from the coding sequence ATGAGTACATCCAGCGGACATCAACTGATCATTTATACCGATGGCTCATCAAGGGGAAACCCTGGCCCCGGCGGGTATGGTATTGTGCTAATGTGGGGTGATAAAAGAAAGGAATTATCAGCCGGTTATCGTCATACCACCAACAACCGCATGGAATTACTTGCGGTGATCGTTGCTTTGGAATCATTGACCAAGAGAAATATTGCGGTCACGATCTATACAGACAGTCAGTATATCGTAAATACGGTAGAGAAAAAATGGCTGGACAATTGGATACGGACTGATTTCAAAGGTGGTAAAAAGAATAAAGACCTTTGGCTGCGATATAAAGCAATCGCTAATCATTTTCAAATCCGGTTTGTGTGGGTAAAAGGACATGCCAATAATCCTTGGAACAATCGATGTGATGAATTGGCCACAACTGCTGCAGATGGAACTGATCTTTTAGTGGATGAGGTTTTCGAGAAAGAAGTTTTAAATAATTGA
- a CDS encoding PhzF family phenazine biosynthesis protein, whose amino-acid sequence MTYPIYTVDAFTDHVFGGNPAAVCPLTAWLPTETMQQLANENNLSETAFFVQREDGDYDIRWFTPELEIDLAGHPTLATAYVLFNELGYAQDTIRFHSKSGLLTVTKNGDLMEMNFPARMPQPCEIPAHLLEGFSIRPQQVLRSRDYFLIYESQEEIEKVIPDFVQLNQVETLGIIITAKGNNADFVSRFFVPNSVIGEDPVTGSAHATLIPYWAKELNKTSMKAEQLSKRRGDLWCGINGDRVTIAGKAVLYMKGAYKLA is encoded by the coding sequence ATGACTTATCCTATTTATACCGTTGATGCATTTACGGATCACGTTTTTGGAGGTAACCCCGCAGCTGTTTGTCCACTTACTGCATGGTTACCTACCGAAACCATGCAACAATTAGCGAATGAGAATAACCTTTCAGAGACCGCTTTTTTTGTTCAGCGAGAAGATGGTGACTATGACATTCGATGGTTTACACCGGAACTAGAGATCGATCTTGCGGGTCACCCTACCCTTGCTACAGCATATGTTCTTTTCAATGAACTTGGCTATGCGCAAGACACCATTCGTTTTCACAGCAAAAGTGGATTGCTGACAGTCACGAAGAATGGCGATCTGATGGAAATGAATTTTCCGGCTCGTATGCCTCAACCTTGTGAAATTCCAGCACACTTATTGGAAGGTTTTAGTATTCGTCCACAACAAGTATTACGTTCCCGAGATTATTTTTTGATCTATGAATCTCAAGAAGAGATCGAAAAAGTAATTCCTGATTTTGTTCAGTTGAACCAAGTGGAAACATTAGGTATCATTATTACGGCCAAAGGAAACAATGCCGATTTTGTCTCTCGTTTCTTTGTTCCGAATTCTGTGATCGGAGAAGATCCTGTTACAGGCTCAGCTCATGCTACTCTCATTCCCTATTGGGCAAAGGAATTGAATAAAACAAGTATGAAAGCCGAGCAATTATCCAAACGACGTGGCGATCTTTGGTGTGGTATCAATGGTGACAGAGTAACCATTGCCGGTAAAGCTGTTTTATATATGAAAGGTGCATACAAATTGGCATGA